One genomic segment of Desulfocapsa sulfexigens DSM 10523 includes these proteins:
- the tuf gene encoding elongation factor Tu, giving the protein MSKVKFERTKPHVNVGTVGHIDHGKTTLTAAITAVQATKGFAQFTDFSNIDKAPEEKERGITIATAHVEYETENRHYAHVDCPGHADYIKNMITGAAQMDGAILVVGADDGAMPQTREHILLARQVGVPAIVVFLNKCDMVDDEELIELVEMELRELLDKYEFPGDDIPIIHGSALKALENPTDPEAAKCINELMEAIDTYIPEPKRDVDQPFLMPVEDVFSISGRGTVATGRIERGIVHVGDEIEIVGIKDTVKTTCTGVEMFRKLLDEGQAGDNIGALLRGVKREDIERGQVLAKPGSIKPHTSFKAECYILGKDEGGRHTPFFNGYRPQFYFRTTDVTGVITLPEGVEMVMPGDNVHVVGELITPIAMDVGLRFAIREGGRTVGAGVVSEIIE; this is encoded by the coding sequence ATGTCGAAAGTAAAATTTGAAAGGACTAAACCGCATGTCAATGTAGGTACCGTTGGTCATATTGATCATGGTAAAACCACTCTGACTGCTGCAATAACAGCTGTACAGGCAACCAAGGGATTTGCCCAGTTTACTGACTTCAGTAATATTGATAAGGCTCCAGAGGAAAAAGAGCGCGGAATTACCATCGCAACAGCTCACGTTGAGTATGAGACTGAGAATCGTCATTACGCTCATGTGGATTGTCCTGGTCATGCTGACTATATTAAAAACATGATCACAGGTGCCGCACAGATGGACGGTGCTATTCTGGTGGTTGGTGCAGATGATGGTGCCATGCCTCAGACTCGTGAGCATATCCTTCTTGCGCGTCAGGTAGGTGTTCCTGCAATTGTTGTTTTCCTCAACAAATGCGACATGGTAGACGATGAAGAGCTTATCGAACTCGTTGAGATGGAGCTTCGTGAACTCCTGGACAAGTATGAATTTCCAGGCGATGATATTCCAATCATTCATGGCTCAGCTCTGAAGGCTCTTGAAAATCCAACGGATCCTGAAGCCGCTAAATGCATCAATGAATTGATGGAAGCCATCGATACATATATTCCTGAGCCTAAGCGTGATGTTGATCAGCCTTTCCTTATGCCTGTCGAGGATGTTTTTTCGATTTCTGGTCGTGGTACAGTTGCCACTGGTCGAATAGAGCGTGGAATCGTCCATGTTGGTGATGAGATAGAGATAGTAGGAATTAAAGATACCGTGAAGACCACCTGTACCGGTGTTGAGATGTTCCGAAAACTGCTTGATGAAGGTCAGGCTGGTGATAATATTGGTGCTCTTCTTCGTGGCGTGAAACGTGAAGACATTGAGCGTGGACAAGTTCTCGCGAAGCCAGGTAGCATTAAGCCGCACACCAGTTTCAAGGCGGAGTGTTACATACTTGGAAAAGATGAGGGCGGACGTCATACCCCATTCTTTAACGGATATCGTCCTCAGTTTTATTTCAGAACAACTGACGTAACAGGCGTTATAACCCTCCCCGAGGGAGTTGAGATGGTAATGCCTGGTGACAACGTTCATGTTGTAGGCGAGCTTATCACCCCGATTGCAATGGATGTCGGTCTTCGTTTTGCTATCCGTGAGGGTGGTAGAACCGTCGGTGCCGGTGTTGTAAGTGAAATCATCGAATAA
- the rpsJ gene encoding 30S ribosomal protein S10, translating into MPADKIRIRLKAYDHKLLDLSTHEIVETARRTGAAVAGPIPLPTSINKFCVLRSPHVDKKSREQFEMRTHRRLIDILEPTQQTIDLLMKLELSAGVDVEIKLP; encoded by the coding sequence ATACCTGCAGATAAAATTCGTATTCGCCTCAAGGCGTATGACCATAAATTACTTGATCTCTCCACTCACGAGATAGTTGAGACCGCACGACGTACCGGAGCTGCTGTTGCAGGTCCGATTCCTCTGCCAACCTCAATCAACAAATTCTGTGTCCTTCGGTCGCCACATGTTGATAAAAAATCCAGGGAGCAGTTTGAGATGAGAACCCACCGTCGCCTTATAGACATTCTGGAGCCCACCCAGCAGACTATTGATCTGTTGATGAAGCTTGAATTGTCTGCAGGTGTTGATGTGGAGATTAAACTGCCATAG
- the rplC gene encoding 50S ribosomal protein L3 yields the protein MPKTMGLLGKKIGMTRVYNDIGAVIPVTVIEAGPCKILQVKSEATDGYNAIQVGFGDKKAQRVNKPLAGHFKKAESDGFYNIREFRVSSAAEYQIGQDITLSELFKIGDTIDVQGVSQGKGFQGVMKRHGFKGGPGGHGSNFHRAPGSIGCSAWPGRVVKGKKLPGRMGNDTVLKKNVLVIDVRDDDNLIIVKGPVPGAKQGLLKLFSK from the coding sequence ATGCCGAAAACAATGGGTTTATTAGGTAAGAAGATAGGTATGACCCGCGTATATAACGATATTGGAGCAGTTATCCCAGTAACCGTTATAGAAGCAGGGCCCTGTAAAATACTTCAGGTCAAATCAGAAGCTACTGATGGTTACAATGCAATTCAGGTAGGTTTTGGTGACAAGAAAGCTCAGAGAGTTAACAAACCTCTTGCTGGACATTTTAAGAAGGCCGAAAGTGACGGCTTTTATAATATCCGTGAATTTAGAGTTTCCAGTGCTGCTGAATATCAAATAGGTCAGGATATCACCCTCAGCGAATTATTCAAAATTGGTGATACCATCGACGTGCAGGGTGTTTCTCAAGGGAAAGGGTTTCAAGGCGTTATGAAACGCCATGGCTTTAAGGGTGGTCCAGGTGGCCATGGTTCAAACTTTCATCGTGCACCAGGATCGATTGGTTGTAGTGCCTGGCCTGGAAGAGTTGTCAAGGGAAAGAAGTTACCAGGTCGAATGGGTAATGATACTGTTTTGAAAAAAAATGTGCTGGTCATAGACGTTCGTGATGATGACAATCTTATCATTGTCAAAGGTCCAGTTCCTGGGGCCAAGCAAGGTCTTTTGAAGCTTTTTAGCAAGTAA
- the rplD gene encoding 50S ribosomal protein L4: MSTVDIVNTSNEKVGEIELNADVFDLTVKEHLLHDVVRMQRAAKRAGNASTKTRREVRGGGAKPWKQKGTGRARAGTRNSPIWRGGGVTFGPKPRDYSFKLNRKVKQQALAMAMSARLQEGNLVVIDDFIMDAIKTKNFVGIMKGFDFENCLVVTEGNYENVNKSARNANGFKVLPVEGLNVYDILLHKKLMLLKPAVESLEKRLTA, encoded by the coding sequence ATGTCCACCGTAGATATAGTAAATACCAGCAACGAAAAAGTTGGTGAGATTGAGCTGAATGCTGATGTGTTCGATCTGACAGTCAAAGAGCATCTGCTCCATGATGTAGTTCGTATGCAACGTGCCGCAAAGCGTGCCGGTAATGCCAGCACAAAAACTCGAAGAGAGGTTCGTGGTGGTGGTGCCAAACCTTGGAAGCAAAAGGGAACAGGACGGGCACGTGCTGGTACCAGAAACTCTCCTATATGGAGAGGAGGTGGTGTCACCTTCGGTCCAAAACCCCGCGATTATAGTTTCAAACTTAACCGCAAAGTAAAACAACAGGCACTCGCGATGGCTATGAGTGCAAGGTTGCAGGAAGGCAATTTAGTAGTAATTGATGATTTTATCATGGATGCAATCAAGACAAAAAACTTCGTTGGAATTATGAAGGGTTTTGATTTTGAAAACTGTCTCGTTGTCACTGAGGGAAACTACGAAAACGTAAACAAGTCAGCTCGCAATGCCAATGGATTTAAGGTCCTGCCTGTTGAAGGGTTGAATGTTTATGACATCTTGCTGCACAAGAAACTTATGCTGCT